A genomic segment from Thermus sp. LT1-2-5 encodes:
- the rocF gene encoding arginase, with the protein MPPMERVAVVGVPMDLGAGRRGVDMGPSALRYARLLEELEALGFGVEDLGNVRVPLAETLRGRKGPYLEEIRQAALELKERLRALPEGVFPIVLGGDHSLSMGSVSGVAQKRIGVVWVDAHADFNTPETSPSGNIHGMPLAVLAGLGHPRLTEAFRAVDPKDVVLIGVRSLDPGEKRLLREMGVKVYTMHEVDRLGIARIAEEALAHLEGLPLHVSLDADVLDPTLAPGVGTPVPGGLTYREAHLLMEILAQSGRVRSLDLVEVNPILDERNRTAEMMVGLALSLLGKRIL; encoded by the coding sequence ATGCCCCCCATGGAACGGGTAGCGGTGGTCGGGGTGCCCATGGACCTGGGGGCGGGGAGGCGCGGGGTGGACATGGGGCCTTCCGCCTTGCGCTACGCCCGGCTTTTGGAAGAGCTGGAGGCCTTAGGCTTTGGGGTAGAGGACCTGGGGAACGTGCGGGTGCCCTTGGCGGAAACCCTTAGGGGGCGGAAAGGGCCTTACCTGGAGGAGATCCGCCAAGCGGCCTTGGAGCTCAAGGAGCGGCTAAGGGCCTTGCCCGAAGGGGTCTTCCCCATCGTCTTGGGCGGGGACCACTCCCTTTCCATGGGCTCGGTGTCCGGCGTGGCCCAAAAGCGCATCGGGGTGGTCTGGGTGGACGCCCACGCCGACTTCAATACCCCGGAAACGAGCCCCTCGGGCAACATCCACGGCATGCCCTTGGCGGTGCTGGCGGGGCTCGGCCATCCCCGGCTCACGGAGGCCTTCCGGGCGGTGGACCCCAAGGACGTGGTCCTCATTGGGGTGCGGAGCCTGGACCCGGGGGAGAAGCGGCTATTGCGGGAGATGGGGGTCAAGGTCTACACCATGCACGAGGTGGACCGCCTGGGTATTGCCCGCATCGCTGAGGAGGCCTTGGCCCACCTCGAGGGCCTCCCCCTTCACGTTTCCCTGGATGCGGACGTCCTGGACCCCACCCTAGCCCCCGGGGTGGGCACCCCGGTGCCGGGAGGGCTTACCTACCGGGAAGCCCACCTCCTCATGGAGATCCTGGCCCAGTCGGGGCGGGTGAGGAGCCTGGACCTGGTGGAGGTGAACCCCATCCTGGACGAGCGGAACCGCACCGCGGAGATGATGGTGGGGCTGGCCTTAAGCCTTTTGGGGAAGCGGATCCTCTAG